One window from the genome of Streptomyces sp. NBC_00287 encodes:
- the prfB gene encoding peptide chain release factor 2, producing the protein MAVVDVSEELKSLSSTMESIEAVLDLDKLRADIAVLEEQAAVPSLWDNPDEAQKITSKLSHLQAEVRKAEALRGRIDDLSVLFEMADEEDDPDTRAEAESELVAVKKALDEMEVRTLLSGEYDSREALVNIRAEAGGVDAADFAEQLQRMYLRWAERHGYKTELIETSYAEEAGIKSTTFSVQSPYAYGTLSVEQGTHRLVRISPFDNQGRRQTSFAGVEVLPVVEQTDHVEIDESELRVDVYRSSGPGGQGVNTTDSAVRLTHLPTGIVVSCQNERSQIQNKATAMNVLQAKLLERQRQEERAKMDALKGDGGSSWGNQMRSYVLHPYQMVKDLRTDFEVGNPQAVLDGEIDGFIEAGIRWRKQQEK; encoded by the coding sequence GTGGCAGTCGTCGATGTATCCGAAGAGCTCAAGTCCCTCTCCTCGACCATGGAGTCGATCGAGGCCGTTCTGGACCTCGACAAGCTGAGGGCAGACATCGCCGTGCTCGAGGAGCAGGCGGCCGTGCCGTCCCTGTGGGACAACCCGGACGAGGCGCAGAAGATCACCAGCAAGCTCTCCCACCTCCAGGCCGAGGTGCGGAAGGCCGAGGCCCTGCGCGGGCGGATCGACGATCTCTCCGTGCTCTTCGAGATGGCCGACGAGGAGGACGACCCGGACACCCGTGCCGAGGCCGAGTCCGAGCTCGTCGCCGTCAAGAAGGCGCTGGACGAGATGGAGGTCCGGACCCTGCTCAGCGGGGAGTACGACTCCCGTGAGGCGCTGGTCAATATTCGCGCCGAGGCCGGTGGCGTCGACGCCGCCGACTTCGCCGAGCAGCTTCAGCGCATGTACCTGCGCTGGGCGGAGCGCCACGGCTACAAGACCGAGCTCATCGAGACGTCGTACGCCGAAGAGGCCGGCATCAAGTCGACCACCTTCTCCGTGCAGTCGCCGTACGCCTACGGGACGCTGTCGGTGGAGCAGGGTACGCACCGGCTCGTCCGGATCTCGCCCTTCGACAACCAGGGGCGCCGTCAGACCTCCTTCGCGGGCGTCGAGGTGCTCCCCGTGGTCGAGCAGACCGACCACGTCGAGATCGACGAGTCCGAGCTGCGGGTGGACGTGTACCGCTCCTCCGGCCCCGGCGGCCAGGGCGTGAACACCACCGACTCCGCGGTGCGCCTCACCCACCTCCCCACCGGAATCGTCGTCTCCTGTCAGAACGAGCGGTCGCAGATCCAGAACAAGGCGACCGCGATGAACGTCCTCCAGGCCAAGCTGCTGGAGCGTCAGCGCCAGGAGGAGCGGGCCAAGATGGACGCCCTCAAGGGCGACGGCGGCAGCTCCTGGGGCAACCAGATGCGCTCGTACGTCCTGCACCCGTACCAGATGGTCAAGGACCTGCGGACGGACTTCGAGGTCGGCAACCCGCAGGCCGTGCTCGACGGTGAGATCGACGGCTTCATCGAGGCCGGAATTCGCTGGCGCAAGCAGCAGGAGAAGTAA
- a CDS encoding serine/threonine-protein kinase, with translation MARKIGSRYTAHQILGRGSAGTVWLGEGPEGPVAIKMLREDLASDQELVGRFVQERTALLGLEHPHVVSVRDLVVDGNDLALVMDLVRGTDLRTRLDRDKRLAPEAAVAIVADVADGLAAAHAAGVVHRDVKPENVLLDMQGPLGPAGAHPALLTDFGVAKLIDSPKRTRATKIIGTPDYLAPEIVEGLPPRASVDIYALATVLYELLAGFTPFGGGHPGAVLRRHVTETVAPLPGIPDELWQLIVQCLAKAPASRLRASELGVRLRELSPMLSGMPPLDVDEPDTEPVEEEAVPEEPAPSGPVRRGAVPLVPGAKPTDSNRDTHTSMRVPGPDELAGGARGTARVPRASGAPRPGSARHRAATRRRRIALGAAAVVLVAVAGVGTWLATSGDDADATPQDTKNSAPASP, from the coding sequence TTGGCACGGAAGATCGGCAGCCGGTACACCGCCCACCAGATCCTGGGACGGGGCAGCGCCGGCACGGTGTGGCTGGGTGAGGGGCCCGAGGGGCCCGTCGCCATCAAGATGCTGCGCGAGGATCTCGCGTCCGACCAGGAACTCGTCGGACGCTTCGTGCAGGAGCGCACGGCGCTGCTGGGTCTGGAGCACCCGCATGTCGTGTCCGTGCGCGACCTGGTCGTCGACGGCAACGACCTCGCGCTGGTCATGGACCTGGTCCGGGGCACCGATCTGCGTACCCGCCTCGACCGTGACAAGCGGCTGGCGCCGGAGGCCGCGGTGGCGATCGTGGCGGATGTGGCGGACGGTCTTGCCGCGGCGCATGCGGCCGGGGTCGTGCACCGGGATGTGAAGCCGGAGAACGTCCTGCTGGACATGCAGGGCCCGCTGGGCCCGGCCGGCGCCCACCCTGCCCTCCTGACCGACTTCGGGGTCGCGAAGCTGATCGATTCTCCGAAGCGGACGCGGGCGACGAAGATCATCGGTACGCCGGACTATCTGGCGCCGGAGATCGTGGAGGGGCTGCCGCCGCGGGCATCGGTGGACATCTATGCCCTGGCCACGGTGCTGTACGAGCTGCTGGCGGGGTTCACCCCCTTCGGCGGCGGACACCCGGGCGCCGTATTGCGCCGCCATGTGACGGAGACCGTGGCTCCGCTGCCCGGTATCCCCGATGAGCTGTGGCAATTGATCGTGCAGTGTCTGGCGAAGGCGCCTGCGTCCCGGTTGCGCGCGTCCGAGCTGGGGGTACGGCTGCGGGAGCTGTCTCCGATGCTTTCGGGGATGCCGCCGCTGGATGTGGACGAGCCGGACACGGAGCCGGTGGAGGAGGAGGCGGTGCCCGAGGAGCCGGCGCCGTCGGGGCCGGTACGGCGGGGGGCGGTGCCGCTGGTTCCCGGGGCGAAGCCGACCGACTCCAATCGGGATACGCATACGTCGATGAGGGTGCCGGGGCCGGATGAGCTGGCGGGGGGTGCGCGGGGGACCGCGCGGGTGCCTCGGGCTTCGGGGGCCCCGCGGCCGGGCTCGGCCCGCCACCGGGCGGCCACTCGGCGGCGGCGTATCGCGCTGGGCGCGGCGGCGGTGGTGCTGGTGGCTGTGGCGGGCGTGGGTACCTGGCTGGCGACCTCGGGAGACGACGCGGACGCGACGCCCCAGGACACGAAGAACTCGGCACCGGCGTCGCCGTGA
- a CDS encoding ABC transporter substrate-binding protein: MRSTKRTIRIAIATVGALTLALTGCGGDDDNNGGGGGGTETGAGSTVQLPKLDGQTLEVAAVWTGPEQDNFTKVLDEFEKRTGAKVNFVPTGNNTSTFLGTKIQGGQPPDVAFLPQVGVLHQFAEKGWIKPLSADTQAQLDKNFSAGWKDLGAYEGKQYGVYVKAANKSLIWYNTAAFEAAGITEEPKTWKDFVATAQTLSDAGSPAVSIGGADGWTLTDWFENIYLSQAGPEKYDQLAKHEIKWTDPSVKDALTTLAELWGKDELIAGGRSGALQTEFPKSVTQTFSGDTPAAMVFEGDFVTANINADTDAKVGTDAKVFPFPAVGTESPVVSGGDVAVALKDGEGAQALMTFLSSTDAAEIWAAQGGFLSPNKEMDQGTYKDDVTRGIAEALIAAGDDFRFDMSDQAPAAFGGTQGVGEWKQLQDFLKNPSDVAGAQQKLEADAAKAYKTG; the protein is encoded by the coding sequence ATGCGCAGCACGAAACGCACCATCCGGATCGCCATCGCGACGGTGGGCGCCCTCACTTTGGCGCTCACCGGCTGTGGCGGAGACGACGACAACAACGGCGGCGGAGGCGGCGGCACCGAAACCGGGGCCGGCTCCACCGTCCAACTTCCCAAGCTCGACGGACAGACACTCGAGGTCGCGGCCGTCTGGACCGGACCCGAGCAGGACAACTTCACCAAGGTGCTGGACGAGTTCGAGAAGCGCACCGGCGCCAAGGTGAACTTCGTGCCCACCGGCAACAACACCTCCACCTTCCTCGGTACCAAGATCCAGGGCGGCCAGCCCCCGGACGTGGCGTTCCTGCCACAGGTCGGCGTGCTCCACCAGTTCGCCGAGAAGGGCTGGATCAAGCCCCTGAGCGCGGACACCCAGGCCCAGTTGGACAAGAACTTCTCCGCCGGCTGGAAGGACCTCGGGGCGTACGAGGGCAAGCAGTACGGCGTCTATGTGAAGGCCGCCAACAAGTCCCTCATCTGGTACAACACCGCCGCCTTCGAGGCCGCGGGGATCACCGAGGAGCCGAAGACCTGGAAGGACTTCGTGGCCACCGCCCAGACGCTGTCCGACGCCGGTTCCCCGGCCGTCTCCATCGGCGGCGCGGACGGCTGGACCCTCACCGACTGGTTCGAGAACATCTATCTCTCGCAGGCGGGCCCGGAGAAGTACGACCAGCTCGCCAAGCACGAGATCAAGTGGACCGACCCCTCGGTCAAGGACGCCCTGACCACGCTCGCCGAGCTGTGGGGCAAGGACGAACTGATCGCGGGCGGCCGTTCGGGCGCGCTGCAGACGGAGTTCCCGAAGTCGGTCACCCAGACCTTCTCCGGTGACACCCCGGCCGCGATGGTCTTCGAGGGCGACTTCGTCACCGCGAACATCAACGCCGACACGGACGCGAAGGTCGGCACGGATGCCAAGGTGTTCCCGTTCCCGGCGGTCGGCACCGAGTCGCCGGTGGTCAGCGGCGGCGATGTGGCCGTGGCGCTGAAGGACGGCGAGGGCGCGCAGGCGCTGATGACGTTCTTGTCCTCGACCGACGCGGCCGAGATCTGGGCGGCGCAGGGCGGCTTCCTCTCGCCCAACAAGGAGATGGACCAGGGGACATACAAGGACGATGTCACCCGGGGCATCGCCGAGGCGCTGATCGCGGCGGGCGACGACTTCCGCTTCGACATGTCGGACCAGGCGCCGGCGGCGTTCGGCGGCACGCAGGGTGTCGGCGAGTGGAAGCAGCTCCAGGACTTCCTGAAGAACCCGAGCGATGTGGCGGGCGCCCAGCAAAAGCTGGAGGCGGACGCCGCCAAGGCGTACAAGACCGGCTGA
- the ftsE gene encoding cell division ATP-binding protein FtsE — MIRFDNVSKVYPKQTRPALRDVSLEVEKGEFVFLVGSSGSGKSTFLRLILREERCSHGQVHVLGKDLARLSNWKVPQMRRQLGTVFQDFRLLPNKTVAENVAFAQEVIGKSRGEIRKSVPQVLDLVGLGGKEERMPGELSGGEQQRVAIARAFVNRPKLLIADEPTGNLDPQTSVGIMKLLDRINRTGTTVVMATHDQNIVDQMRKRVIELEKGRLVRDQARGVYGYQH; from the coding sequence GTGATCCGATTCGACAACGTATCCAAGGTCTACCCCAAGCAGACCCGCCCCGCACTCAGGGATGTGTCCCTGGAAGTGGAGAAGGGCGAGTTCGTGTTCCTCGTGGGGTCCTCCGGCTCCGGAAAGTCCACCTTCCTGCGGCTGATCCTCCGCGAGGAGCGGTGCAGCCACGGCCAGGTGCATGTTCTGGGCAAGGACCTCGCGCGCCTGTCCAACTGGAAGGTGCCGCAGATGCGGCGCCAGCTGGGGACGGTGTTCCAGGACTTCCGGCTCCTGCCGAACAAGACGGTCGCCGAGAACGTCGCCTTCGCGCAGGAGGTCATCGGCAAGTCGCGCGGTGAGATCCGCAAGTCCGTGCCGCAGGTGCTCGACCTCGTCGGGCTCGGCGGCAAGGAGGAGCGCATGCCGGGCGAGCTGTCCGGCGGTGAGCAGCAGCGCGTCGCCATCGCGCGGGCCTTCGTCAACCGGCCCAAGCTGCTGATCGCCGACGAGCCCACCGGCAACCTCGACCCGCAGACCTCCGTCGGCATCATGAAGCTGCTGGACCGGATCAACCGGACCGGCACGACCGTGGTGATGGCGACGCACGACCAGAACATCGTGGACCAGATGCGCAAGCGCGTCATCGAGCTGGAGAAGGGCCGCCTCGTCCGCGACCAGGCCCGCGGCGTCTACGGCTACCAGCACTGA
- a CDS encoding FtsK/SpoIIIE domain-containing protein, whose amino-acid sequence MQIRLTVVDPLGPPPAAARGRAASCDVLVTAPAGTALAAVASALASAVSAGEGPVVVYAGAERLDSARCTLGEPPLIDGAVLSLGTPAEPEAHPEVDDAPTQLHVVAGPDAGGVHLLHGGRIEVGRSADADVPLDDPDVSRLHCAVTVAADGRVSIADLGSTNGTTLDGTQVGTRPLRFPPGALLRIGESTLRLAPTGGPGARVPTVPDGEGHIRLSATPARDSSGPTGETRHGYGSAAWGASSATPGAQQHGPVEPPVVPGQGGAPRIESHSLPGPGVPGPRGGDTHGAGFTPDTRGGAAAGGGHGRRGTASPDDGRGAGIPADGHARGGAAVPGDRAAGGHGRRGGQAASDDGQHAGIPADGHARGGTHAHGDRAPGGTDRAGLAAEARGTAPSGDRPMGDGAPRGSGRKGNRDGNPSGDPATGNGVPSGSGRKGTPLRGTDVPQGVRRRGGFGAWARRLTGGRGEQGAAEREAYDGQGAEVDEHPSAAGRLPETWPDPAALLLTALGPGPRLWERGPEHPEALTVRLGTADRADPDGSGLLPAVPVTADLREAGALGLAGPRARLAGLARAVVAQLAALHSPDALEIVLISADRSRPLEERTAEWSWLGWLPHLRPSHGQDCRLLLAHDREQATARTDELLRRLDDHHGEHPSTAPARRPSWAQDDPADHFAGPSTVVVVDGDPGGADVREAVARLASDGPRAGIHVVCLAETPPASPASPVTETYRAACAVAPAFRECGAVALLSGDVATALRLMRVARAGGSEATSGSADVTSATHTPSDPANPTSAGRTAHPAPIPPGTIATVDAVSLPWAERFARALAPLRPDGVVGGRQARVSAPLPQAARLLDELGLARATPASLMARWADAADDAEALGGRACAVLGAGPRGPVSADLAADGPHLLIEGPAGSGRTELLRALVASLAAAERPDRLTMVLMDGRDSTGGSGNGDGLRVCTDVPHVTTHLTANDPVRMREFAQSLSAELKRRAELLGRTHFAEWHAGRVVSGRMVTQRTATTPGGSGTGAGDLDAPPSSTLRLRPAASRRQTDAPPPLPRLVVVVDDLDALVSPALGSPGRPAAGSVIRALEAVAREGERLGVHLVAATGADGRTAESEPARRATLQVTLDAPATGPDEPAPGRGRLTWADGRVTAFQGGRVTGRIPRTATLRPTVVPLEWHRMGDPPTRRPVRELGNGPTDLALLASALERAAKEVSAAAVPSLL is encoded by the coding sequence ATGCAGATCCGGCTGACCGTCGTAGACCCGCTGGGCCCGCCCCCCGCAGCCGCGCGGGGCCGCGCCGCGAGCTGCGACGTGCTGGTCACGGCGCCCGCCGGCACGGCCCTGGCCGCGGTCGCGTCGGCGCTCGCCTCGGCGGTCTCGGCGGGCGAGGGCCCGGTGGTGGTCTACGCGGGCGCGGAGCGGCTCGACAGCGCGCGCTGCACCCTGGGCGAGCCCCCGCTGATCGACGGCGCGGTGCTCTCGCTGGGCACCCCGGCCGAACCCGAGGCCCACCCCGAGGTCGACGACGCCCCGACCCAGCTCCATGTGGTGGCGGGCCCCGACGCGGGCGGCGTCCATCTGTTGCACGGCGGCCGGATCGAGGTCGGCCGCTCCGCCGACGCCGACGTCCCCCTCGACGACCCGGACGTCTCCCGGCTGCACTGCGCGGTGACGGTCGCCGCCGACGGCCGCGTCTCGATCGCCGACCTCGGCTCCACCAACGGCACGACCCTGGACGGCACCCAGGTAGGCACCCGCCCGCTCCGCTTCCCCCCGGGCGCACTCCTGCGCATCGGGGAGTCGACCCTGCGGCTCGCCCCGACGGGCGGCCCGGGGGCCCGGGTACCGACGGTCCCGGACGGCGAGGGCCACATCCGCCTCTCGGCCACCCCCGCACGCGACAGCTCCGGCCCCACGGGCGAGACACGGCACGGGTACGGCTCGGCCGCCTGGGGAGCCTCTTCGGCAACCCCGGGAGCCCAGCAGCACGGCCCCGTCGAGCCGCCTGTAGTTCCCGGGCAGGGCGGGGCACCGCGGATCGAGAGCCACAGCCTGCCGGGGCCGGGTGTCCCGGGGCCGCGGGGAGGCGATACCCACGGGGCCGGATTCACGCCGGACACGCGCGGGGGCGCTGCCGCGGGGGGCGGGCACGGGCGGCGGGGGACGGCCTCCCCCGACGACGGACGGGGCGCGGGCATCCCGGCGGACGGGCACGCGCGCGGGGGCGCCGCCGTGCCGGGTGACCGGGCGGCCGGCGGGCACGGGCGGCGGGGGGGCCAGGCCGCCTCCGACGACGGGCAGCACGCGGGCATCCCGGCGGACGGGCACGCACGCGGGGGCACGCACGCGCACGGCGACCGCGCTCCCGGAGGCACCGACCGCGCCGGTCTCGCGGCCGAGGCACGCGGCACGGCTCCCTCCGGCGACCGCCCGATGGGTGACGGCGCCCCGAGGGGCAGCGGCCGGAAAGGCAACCGCGACGGGAACCCCTCCGGCGACCCCGCGACCGGCAACGGCGTCCCAAGCGGCAGCGGCCGCAAAGGCACCCCCCTGCGCGGCACCGACGTCCCGCAGGGCGTGCGTCGGCGCGGTGGCTTCGGCGCGTGGGCGCGGCGGTTGACCGGTGGGCGCGGGGAGCAGGGGGCGGCCGAGCGCGAGGCCTACGACGGGCAGGGCGCCGAAGTGGACGAGCACCCCTCTGCCGCCGGCCGGCTCCCGGAGACCTGGCCGGACCCCGCCGCCCTGCTGCTCACCGCCCTCGGTCCCGGCCCCCGGCTGTGGGAGCGCGGGCCGGAACACCCCGAGGCGCTCACCGTCCGGCTCGGTACCGCCGACCGCGCGGACCCCGACGGCTCCGGGCTGCTGCCCGCCGTACCCGTGACCGCCGATCTGCGCGAAGCCGGTGCCCTGGGCCTGGCCGGTCCGCGCGCGCGGCTGGCCGGTCTTGCCCGCGCGGTGGTGGCCCAGCTCGCCGCGCTGCACTCGCCGGACGCCCTGGAGATCGTGCTGATCAGCGCGGACCGCTCGCGCCCGCTGGAGGAGCGCACCGCCGAGTGGTCCTGGCTGGGCTGGCTCCCGCATCTGCGCCCGTCCCACGGCCAGGACTGCCGTCTGCTGCTGGCCCACGACCGCGAACAGGCCACGGCCCGCACGGACGAGCTGCTCCGACGGCTCGACGACCATCACGGCGAGCACCCCTCCACAGCCCCCGCCCGCCGCCCCTCCTGGGCCCAGGACGACCCGGCCGACCACTTCGCCGGGCCGTCCACCGTCGTCGTCGTGGACGGAGACCCCGGCGGCGCCGATGTCCGGGAGGCCGTGGCACGGCTGGCGTCGGACGGGCCGCGCGCCGGGATCCACGTGGTGTGCCTCGCCGAGACACCTCCCGCCTCCCCCGCGTCACCGGTCACCGAGACCTACCGGGCGGCCTGCGCGGTGGCCCCGGCGTTCCGGGAGTGCGGCGCGGTCGCCCTGCTGAGCGGCGATGTGGCAACGGCCCTGCGGCTGATGCGGGTCGCCCGCGCGGGCGGCTCGGAAGCGACGTCCGGCTCCGCCGATGTCACCTCCGCCACCCACACCCCCTCCGACCCCGCCAACCCCACTTCCGCAGGCCGCACCGCCCATCCCGCCCCCATCCCCCCCGGCACCATCGCCACGGTCGACGCCGTCTCCCTCCCCTGGGCCGAGCGCTTCGCCCGCGCTCTGGCGCCGTTGCGGCCGGACGGTGTCGTAGGAGGGCGGCAGGCGCGGGTGTCCGCGCCCTTGCCTCAGGCGGCCCGGCTGCTGGACGAGTTGGGGCTGGCCCGAGCCACCCCCGCCTCCCTGATGGCCCGTTGGGCGGACGCCGCCGACGACGCCGAAGCGCTCGGCGGACGCGCGTGTGCCGTGCTCGGCGCCGGTCCGCGCGGCCCCGTCTCCGCGGACCTCGCCGCCGACGGACCGCATCTGCTGATCGAGGGCCCCGCGGGCAGCGGACGTACGGAGCTGCTGCGGGCGCTCGTCGCCTCGCTCGCCGCCGCCGAGCGTCCGGACCGGCTGACCATGGTCCTGATGGACGGCCGGGACAGCACAGGCGGAAGCGGCAACGGGGACGGACTGCGCGTGTGCACCGACGTCCCGCATGTCACCACCCACCTCACCGCCAACGACCCGGTCCGGATGCGGGAGTTCGCCCAGTCCCTGAGCGCCGAGCTGAAGCGGCGGGCCGAGCTGCTGGGCCGTACCCACTTCGCCGAGTGGCACGCGGGCCGGGTGGTCTCGGGCCGCATGGTCACCCAGCGCACGGCCACCACCCCCGGCGGAAGCGGAACAGGCGCCGGTGACCTGGACGCCCCGCCCAGCTCCACCCTGCGGCTGCGCCCGGCGGCATCCCGACGCCAGACGGATGCTCCACCGCCGCTGCCCCGCCTGGTGGTGGTCGTGGACGACCTCGACGCTCTGGTCTCCCCCGCGCTGGGCTCCCCCGGCAGACCGGCCGCGGGCTCGGTCATACGGGCGCTGGAGGCGGTGGCCCGGGAGGGCGAGCGACTCGGCGTCCACCTGGTGGCCGCGACGGGTGCGGACGGCCGTACGGCCGAGTCGGAGCCGGCGCGCAGGGCAACCCTGCAGGTCACCCTCGACGCCCCGGCCACCGGACCGGACGAACCGGCGCCCGGCCGCGGCCGGTTGACCTGGGCGGACGGACGCGTCACCGCCTTCCAGGGCGGCCGGGTCACCGGCCGTATCCCCCGCACGGCCACCCTCCGCCCCACGGTCGTGCCGCTGGAATGGCACCGCATGGGCGACCCTCCGACCCGCCGCCCGGTCCGTGAACTCGGCAACGGCCCGACGGACCTGGCCCTGCTGGCCAGCGCGCTGGAGCGAGCGGCGAAGGAGGTCTCGGCCGCCGCGGTGCCCTCGCTGCTCTAG
- a CDS encoding LPXTG cell wall anchor domain-containing protein yields MTKKTRIRVARIAAGAVIAAGATLSAAGVASADVCEDLGVCVTPEPEPTPTEPEPTPTETEPTVIPEPTEPEPTEPTEPEPTEPTEEPSDDPTTAPTEDPGNGNGNGNGNGNGNGNNTDPDGGSGDSAQQEGSSSLTDTGEEAASDTSAQGSGEELAETGAAQTTFLLIGAATMIAGGVGFRVLPRLVGGRGGAAA; encoded by the coding sequence ATGACCAAGAAGACGCGGATCCGGGTCGCGCGGATTGCGGCCGGTGCCGTGATCGCGGCCGGTGCCACGCTCTCTGCCGCGGGTGTCGCTTCCGCCGACGTCTGCGAAGACCTGGGCGTCTGTGTCACGCCGGAGCCCGAGCCGACGCCGACCGAGCCGGAGCCCACGCCGACCGAGACCGAGCCGACCGTCATCCCGGAGCCGACCGAGCCGGAGCCGACCGAGCCCACCGAGCCGGAGCCCACGGAGCCGACCGAGGAGCCCTCGGACGACCCGACCACCGCGCCGACCGAGGACCCGGGCAACGGGAACGGCAACGGCAACGGGAATGGCAACGGGAACGGCAACAACACCGACCCCGACGGCGGCTCCGGTGACTCCGCCCAGCAGGAGGGTTCCTCCTCCCTGACGGACACCGGTGAGGAGGCAGCCTCCGACACCTCCGCCCAGGGCAGCGGTGAGGAGCTCGCCGAGACCGGTGCCGCGCAGACCACGTTCCTGCTGATCGGCGCCGCGACGATGATCGCCGGCGGCGTCGGCTTCCGGGTGCTTCCGCGCCTGGTGGGCGGCCGTGGCGGTGCGGCTGCCTGA
- a CDS encoding serine/threonine-protein kinase codes for MRPVGSKYLLEEPLGRGATGTVWRARQRETAGAEAAVPGQPGETVAIKVLKEELASDADIVMRFLRERSVLLRLTHPNIVRVRDLVVEGELLALVMDLVDGPDLHRYLRENGPFSPVAAALLTAQIADALAASHADGVVHRDLKPANVLLKQDGGQMHPMLTDFGIARLADSPGLTRTHEFVGTPAYVAPESAEGRPQTSAVDIYGAGILLYELVTGRPPFSGGSALEVLHQHLSAEPRRPSTVPDPLWTIIERCLSKNPDRRPSAENLARGLRVVAEGIGVHASSAQIAAAEGVAALLAPDPAPATVPGSADPTQVLPHNAGAYDPNAATSVLPHTAGPGGAADPTAVMPPVPQGQPGPGQGPEEPHPWQNQLRAARDRNEQTQVQYLDPSQDPLRRRPQRQVARPQQPPQRQRPQQQPNPGYGYPQQGQPQQYAPQQQPRPQQPQPQRYAPPPQQPQQPQREPRQPRQRSANPMRIPGLGCLKGCLFTIVILFVAGWLVWELSPLQDWIGTGKGYWEQLTDMFTTVTGWIGDLGGSSGQ; via the coding sequence GTGCGGCCAGTCGGCAGCAAGTACCTGCTCGAGGAGCCGCTCGGACGCGGCGCCACGGGCACCGTCTGGCGAGCCCGCCAGCGTGAGACCGCGGGCGCCGAGGCGGCCGTGCCGGGGCAGCCCGGCGAGACCGTCGCGATCAAGGTCCTCAAGGAGGAGCTCGCCAGCGACGCGGACATCGTCATGCGGTTCCTCAGGGAGCGGTCCGTCCTGCTCCGCCTGACCCACCCGAACATCGTCCGGGTCCGTGACCTGGTCGTCGAGGGTGAGCTGCTGGCGCTGGTCATGGACCTCGTCGACGGTCCCGACCTGCACCGCTACCTGCGTGAGAACGGCCCCTTCAGCCCGGTCGCCGCCGCCCTGCTCACCGCCCAGATCGCCGACGCGCTCGCCGCGAGCCACGCCGACGGCGTAGTGCACCGCGACCTGAAGCCGGCGAACGTCCTGCTGAAGCAGGACGGCGGCCAGATGCACCCGATGCTCACCGACTTCGGCATCGCGCGCCTCGCCGACTCCCCGGGCCTGACCCGCACCCATGAATTCGTCGGCACGCCCGCGTACGTCGCGCCCGAGTCCGCCGAGGGCCGCCCGCAGACCTCCGCCGTCGACATCTACGGCGCCGGCATCCTGCTGTACGAACTGGTCACCGGTCGGCCCCCGTTCTCCGGCGGCTCCGCCCTCGAAGTCCTCCACCAGCACCTGAGCGCCGAACCGCGCCGTCCCTCCACGGTCCCCGACCCGCTGTGGACGATCATCGAGCGCTGCCTGTCCAAGAACCCCGACCGGCGCCCCAGCGCCGAGAACCTCGCGCGCGGCCTCAGGGTCGTCGCCGAGGGCATCGGCGTGCACGCGAGCTCCGCGCAGATCGCCGCCGCCGAGGGCGTCGCCGCGCTGCTCGCGCCCGACCCGGCGCCCGCGACCGTGCCGGGCTCGGCCGACCCGACGCAGGTGCTGCCGCACAACGCCGGTGCCTACGACCCGAACGCCGCGACCAGCGTCCTGCCGCACACCGCGGGACCGGGCGGTGCCGCCGACCCCACCGCCGTCATGCCTCCGGTGCCCCAGGGGCAGCCCGGACCGGGCCAAGGGCCCGAGGAGCCGCACCCCTGGCAGAACCAGCTGCGGGCCGCGCGCGACCGTAACGAGCAGACCCAGGTCCAGTACCTCGACCCCAGCCAGGACCCGCTGCGCCGCCGCCCCCAGCGGCAGGTCGCCCGGCCCCAGCAGCCGCCGCAGCGGCAGCGACCCCAGCAGCAGCCCAATCCCGGGTACGGCTATCCCCAGCAGGGTCAGCCGCAGCAGTACGCCCCGCAGCAGCAGCCGCGGCCCCAGCAGCCGCAGCCGCAGCGGTACGCGCCGCCCCCGCAGCAGCCTCAGCAGCCCCAGCGGGAGCCCCGTCAGCCGCGGCAGCGCAGCGCCAACCCGATGCGGATCCCCGGTCTGGGCTGTCTGAAGGGCTGCCTCTTCACGATCGTCATTCTGTTCGTGGCCGGGTGGCTGGTCTGGGAGCTGAGCCCGCTGCAGGACTGGATCGGTACGGGCAAGGGGTACTGGGAGCAGCTCACGGACATGTTCACCACGGTGACCGGGTGGATCGGGGACCTGGGTGGGAGCTCGGGTCAGTAG